The stretch of DNA ATCCTCGACGCGCATTTCCGCGACCCGGCGGACGGCGCCTATTTCTTCACCGCCGACGATACCGAAAACCTCATCGTGCGGACCAAATCCGCGGCCGACCAGGCGGTCCCGTCGGGCAACGGCATCCTGGTCGGGGTGTTCGCCAGGCTTTTCTACCTCACCGGGGACAATGACGCATTCGAACGGGCGACAGCGATCATCCATGCCTTCACGGGTGACCTCGCGCGAAACTTCATCCCGCTCGGCACGCTGCTCAACAATGCCGAGTTCCTCGAAAACGCCGCTCAGATCGTGATCGTCGCGCCCCCGGGCAGCGATGCCGACGCGGCCGCGCTGGCGCGCGCGGCCTGGCAGGCGCCCAGTCCCAACCGGGTTCTCCTGGCGCTCGACGAGGGCACGCCGCTGCCGCCGGGCCACCCGGCCACCGGCAAGGGCGCGCGCGACGGATCGGCCACTGCCTATCTGTGCGAGGGGCCGGTCTGTTCCGAACCCGTGACAACCCCGGCCGCCCTGGAGGCGCTGCTCTCGGGGCCGGGTCCGGCCGGGCCAACGACGGGTTAGGCCGAGAGGGAAAGGGCAGCGCGCCGGCGGCGCCCTGTGCTAATGATATTCGGGACAGGGGACCTGGCCCAATGCGGGGGGACGATCGATGAATGATCTGATATTCGACAGCCCGGCCGGCCGCCTCAGGCTGAGCGAAGAGGCCGGCGCGATCACCCGTCTCGAGTGGACGCGCGCCGGCGCGGGCGGCACGCCGAGCCCGCTTTTGCGCGAGGCGCGGGCCCAGATCGCATCCTATTTCGCGGGCCGGCGCCGGGCTTTCGATCTGCCCCTCGCGCCGCGCGGCACGGCGTTTCAAAAACAAGTCTGGCAGGCGCTCGCCGCGATCCCCTACGGGGCGACCGTGAGCTACGGAGAAATCGCCCGGCGGATCGGCGCCCGCGCGGCGCGGCCGGTGGGCACGGCCTGCGGCGCCAATCCTATCCCCATCCTGATTCCCTGCCACCGCGTGCTGTCCGCCACGGGCGCGTTGACGGGCTATTCCGGGCGCGGCGGCCTGAAAACCAAGGCGGCGCTTCTGACCCTCGAACAGGGCGGGCGCGGCATCGGGCAAGCAGCGTGAATTTCCCAGCAGCAAAACGGAAGGACTGAACCTTGGCCGAGATCGAGATCACAGCTTCGGATGGCGCCGGCTTTGCCGCCTATATGGCGAGCCCCGAGACGGGAAAGGGGCCGGGCATTCTGCTCATTCAGGAAATCTTCGGCGTCAATGCCAATATGCGCCAGATCGCCGACGGTTTCGCGGCCGCCGGCTACGTGGTGCTGTGCCCCGATCTTTTCTGGCGCCAGGAGCCGGGCGTTCAACTCACCGGCAATACGCAAGAGGAATTCCAGCGCGCCTTCGGCCTGCTGGAAGGGTTCGATATGGAAAA from Alphaproteobacteria bacterium encodes:
- a CDS encoding methylated-DNA--[protein]-cysteine S-methyltransferase; protein product: MNDLIFDSPAGRLRLSEEAGAITRLEWTRAGAGGTPSPLLREARAQIASYFAGRRRAFDLPLAPRGTAFQKQVWQALAAIPYGATVSYGEIARRIGARAARPVGTACGANPIPILIPCHRVLSATGALTGYSGRGGLKTKAALLTLEQGGRGIGQAA